In Citrus sinensis cultivar Valencia sweet orange chromosome 2, DVS_A1.0, whole genome shotgun sequence, a single genomic region encodes these proteins:
- the LOC102618671 gene encoding ABC transporter B family member 26, chloroplastic-like isoform X2 has protein sequence MATSPHTNLHSVTTFYPTHTKPLPIFTVKIPHFKTKHQFQIISNNKKFKRVSFPITNSAFTDSGVPNNESNDNIIKFFDYFQDLVAFIRQVFPGGSWWNLRNGQEAENPTANPITVWIALSRMWNLIGRDKWIVLVAVASLIVAAVSEISMPRILAEAVFSAQREEAMVFHNSSRFLVLLCVTSGIFSGLRSGCFSIANIVLVKRLRETLYSALLFQDVYFFDTEAVGGLTSRLTADCQRLSNVIGNDINMILRNSLQGAGAFINLLTLSWPLTLSALLICSFLSIIVSVYGQYQKRASVLTQECNAHANNVAQETLCMMRTVRVYGTEEKELGRYKIWLEKLAFIRIRESMAYGLWNMSFITLYRSTQVMAVLLGGMSIMIGQVSPEQLTKYVLYCEWLIYATWRMVDNLSSLLQSIGATEKVFQLIDLLPSNQFLSEGVKLQRLMGHVQFVNISFHYPSRPTGGGLGALEASVELIGLYCHLICKQVPILNHVCLTIEANEVVAIVGLSGSGKSTFVNLLLRLYEPSDGQIYIDGFPLTDLDIRWLREKIGFVGQEPQLLQMDIKSNIMYGCPKDVKNEDIEWAAKQAYVHEFILSLPCGYETLVDDDLLSGGQKQRIAIARAILRDPAILVLDEATSALDSESEHYGVLHALRNDCKTKRTVIVIAHRLSTIKAVDRIVVIDDGRIIEVGNHAELLHKGRLYAKLVKRQTESLT, from the exons ATGGCCACTTCTCCTCACACGAACCTTCACTCTGTCACCACCTTCTATCCCACGCACACCAAGCCACTTCCAATTTTCACTGTCAAAATTCCACATTTCAAAACCAAACaccaatttcaaattatttctaataataaaaaattcaaacggGTTTCATTTCCAATTACAAATTCAGCATTCACCGACAGTGGAGTTCCGAATAATGAAAGCAATGacaatatcataaaatttttcgATTATTTTCAAGATTTGGTCGCCTTTATACGGCAGGTTTTTCCCGGCGGTAGCTGGTGGAATTTGAGAAACGGTCAAGAAGCTGAAAATCCAACAGCGAACCCAATTACTGTGTGGATAGCTCTTAGTAGAATGTGGAATTTAATTGGGCGAGATAAATGGATTGTCCTTGTAGCTGTTGCTTCATTGATTGTTGCTGCG GTTTCAGAGATCTCTATGCCACGGATATTGGCCGAAGCTGTATTTTCAGCTCAGAGAGAGGAGGCAATGGTTTTCCATAACAGCTCGAGGTTCTTGGTTTTGTTATGTGTCACCTCCGGGATATTcag TGGCTTGCGAAGTGGCTGTTTTAGCATTGCAAATATAGTCCTG GTTAAACGTCTTCGGGAAACTCTGTATTCAGCCCTTCTATTTCAG GACGTATACTTTTTCGACACAGAAGCAGTTGGTGGATTGACAAGTAGGCTCACTGCAGATTGTCAAAGACTGTCTAATGTCATTGGAAATGATATTAATATGATATTACGAAATTCTCTTCAg GGAGCAGGTGCATTCATTAACTTGCTGACTTTATCTTGGCCACTCACATTATCGGCACTGCTCATATGCTCTTTTCTGTCTATCATCGTTTCAGTTTATGGCCA GTATCAAAAGAGAGCTTCTGTGTTAACCCAAGAGTGCAATGCTCATGCCAATAAT GTTGCACAAGAAACACTTTGCATGATGCGAACTGTCCGGGTTTATGGAACAGAAGAAAAAGAACTTGGAAG GTACAAGATATGGCTGGAGAAATTAGCTTTTATACGCATTCGTGAAAGCATGGCTTATGGACTCTGGAATATGAGTTTCATCACTCTTTATCGTTCAACACAG GTTATGGCAGTGCTACTTGGAGGGATGTCTATCATGATTGGTCAGGTATCACCAGAGCAGCTTACCAAGTACGTATTGTATTGTGAGTGGCTGATTTATGCAACTTGGAGGATGGTAGACAATTTATCCTCATTACTGCAGTCCATTGGAGCAACTGAAAAAGTCTTCCAATTGATAGATCTCTTGCCCAGCAATCAATTCTTATCAGAAG GAGTGAAATTGCAGAGGCTGATGGGACATGTGCAGTTTGTCAACATATCTTTTCATTACCCATCAAGGCCAACA GGTGGTGGACTTGGGGCTTTGGAGGCTTCTGTTGAACTTATTGGTCTTTATTGTCATCTGATATGTAAACAGGTGCCAATTCTAAATCATGTATGCCTTACCATAGAAGCAAATGAAGTGGTTGCAATT GTTGGTCTAAGTGGCAGTGGAAAAAGCACATTTGTCAATCTTTTACTACGTCTGTACGAACCAAGTGATGGTCAG ATCTATATTGATGGTTTCCCACTTACAGACTTGGACATAAGGTGGCTGAGAGAAAAAATTGGATTTGTTGGACAG GAACCTCAGCTCCTTCAAATGGATATCAAGTCAAACATTATGTATGGTTGCCCTAAAGATGTTAAAAATGAAGATATAGAATGGGCTGCGAAGCAAGCTTATGTGCATGAATTCATTTTATCTCTTCCCTGTGGTTATGAAACCCTTGTGGATGATGATTTGCTCAGTGGAGGGCAGAAGCAGCGAATTGCTATCGCTAGAGCCATACTCAGAGATCCAGCTATTCTAGTGCTTGATGAAGCTACCAGTGCTCTGGATTCAGAAAGTGAACACTAT GGGGTTCTTCATGCTCTCAGAAATGACTGTAAAACAAAGAGAACTGTCATTGTCATAGCACATAG GCTCTCTACCATTAAAGCTGTTGACAGAATTGTTGTAATTGATGATGGTCGAATTATTGAG GTAGGTAATCACGCTGAGCTCCTTCACAAAGGCAGGTTGTATGCAAAGTTAGTCAAAAGACAAACAGAATCCTTGACTTGA
- the LOC102618671 gene encoding ABC transporter B family member 26, chloroplastic-like isoform X7 has protein sequence MATSPHTNLHSVTTFYPTHTKPLPIFTVKIPHFKTKHQFQIISNNKKFKRVSFPITNSAFTDSGVPNNESNDNIIKFFDYFQDLVAFIRQVFPGGSWWNLRNGQEAENPTANPITVWIALSRMWNLIGRDKWIVLVAVASLIVAAVSEISMPRILAEAVFSAQREEAMVFHNSSRFLVLLCVTSGIFSGLRSGCFSIANIVLVKRLRETLYSALLFQDVYFFDTEAVGGLTSRLTADCQRLSNVIGNDINMILRNSLQGAGAFINLLTLSWPLTLSALLICSFLSIIVSVYGQYQKRASVLTQECNAHANNVAQETLCMMRTVRVYGTEEKELGRYKIWLEKLAFIRIRESMAYGLWNMSFITLYRSTQVMAVLLGGMSIMIGQVSPEQLTKYVLYCEWLIYATWRMVDNLSSLLQSIGATEKVFQLIDLLPSNQFLSEGVKLQRLMGHVQFVNISFHYPSRPTGGGLGALEASVELIGLYCHLICKQVPILNHVCLTIEANEVVAIVGLSGSGKSTFVNLLLRLYEPSDGQIYIDGFPLTDLDIRWLREKIGFVGQEPQLLQMDIKSNIMYGCPKDVKNEDIEWAAKQAYVHEFILSLPCGYETLVDDDLLSGGQKQRIAIARAILRDPAILVLDEATSALDSESEHYVKGVLHALRNDCKTKRTVIVIAHSFFSGSLPLKLLTELL, from the exons ATGGCCACTTCTCCTCACACGAACCTTCACTCTGTCACCACCTTCTATCCCACGCACACCAAGCCACTTCCAATTTTCACTGTCAAAATTCCACATTTCAAAACCAAACaccaatttcaaattatttctaataataaaaaattcaaacggGTTTCATTTCCAATTACAAATTCAGCATTCACCGACAGTGGAGTTCCGAATAATGAAAGCAATGacaatatcataaaatttttcgATTATTTTCAAGATTTGGTCGCCTTTATACGGCAGGTTTTTCCCGGCGGTAGCTGGTGGAATTTGAGAAACGGTCAAGAAGCTGAAAATCCAACAGCGAACCCAATTACTGTGTGGATAGCTCTTAGTAGAATGTGGAATTTAATTGGGCGAGATAAATGGATTGTCCTTGTAGCTGTTGCTTCATTGATTGTTGCTGCG GTTTCAGAGATCTCTATGCCACGGATATTGGCCGAAGCTGTATTTTCAGCTCAGAGAGAGGAGGCAATGGTTTTCCATAACAGCTCGAGGTTCTTGGTTTTGTTATGTGTCACCTCCGGGATATTcag TGGCTTGCGAAGTGGCTGTTTTAGCATTGCAAATATAGTCCTG GTTAAACGTCTTCGGGAAACTCTGTATTCAGCCCTTCTATTTCAG GACGTATACTTTTTCGACACAGAAGCAGTTGGTGGATTGACAAGTAGGCTCACTGCAGATTGTCAAAGACTGTCTAATGTCATTGGAAATGATATTAATATGATATTACGAAATTCTCTTCAg GGAGCAGGTGCATTCATTAACTTGCTGACTTTATCTTGGCCACTCACATTATCGGCACTGCTCATATGCTCTTTTCTGTCTATCATCGTTTCAGTTTATGGCCA GTATCAAAAGAGAGCTTCTGTGTTAACCCAAGAGTGCAATGCTCATGCCAATAAT GTTGCACAAGAAACACTTTGCATGATGCGAACTGTCCGGGTTTATGGAACAGAAGAAAAAGAACTTGGAAG GTACAAGATATGGCTGGAGAAATTAGCTTTTATACGCATTCGTGAAAGCATGGCTTATGGACTCTGGAATATGAGTTTCATCACTCTTTATCGTTCAACACAG GTTATGGCAGTGCTACTTGGAGGGATGTCTATCATGATTGGTCAGGTATCACCAGAGCAGCTTACCAAGTACGTATTGTATTGTGAGTGGCTGATTTATGCAACTTGGAGGATGGTAGACAATTTATCCTCATTACTGCAGTCCATTGGAGCAACTGAAAAAGTCTTCCAATTGATAGATCTCTTGCCCAGCAATCAATTCTTATCAGAAG GAGTGAAATTGCAGAGGCTGATGGGACATGTGCAGTTTGTCAACATATCTTTTCATTACCCATCAAGGCCAACA GGTGGTGGACTTGGGGCTTTGGAGGCTTCTGTTGAACTTATTGGTCTTTATTGTCATCTGATATGTAAACAGGTGCCAATTCTAAATCATGTATGCCTTACCATAGAAGCAAATGAAGTGGTTGCAATT GTTGGTCTAAGTGGCAGTGGAAAAAGCACATTTGTCAATCTTTTACTACGTCTGTACGAACCAAGTGATGGTCAG ATCTATATTGATGGTTTCCCACTTACAGACTTGGACATAAGGTGGCTGAGAGAAAAAATTGGATTTGTTGGACAG GAACCTCAGCTCCTTCAAATGGATATCAAGTCAAACATTATGTATGGTTGCCCTAAAGATGTTAAAAATGAAGATATAGAATGGGCTGCGAAGCAAGCTTATGTGCATGAATTCATTTTATCTCTTCCCTGTGGTTATGAAACCCTTGTGGATGATGATTTGCTCAGTGGAGGGCAGAAGCAGCGAATTGCTATCGCTAGAGCCATACTCAGAGATCCAGCTATTCTAGTGCTTGATGAAGCTACCAGTGCTCTGGATTCAGAAAGTGAACACTATGTAAAG GGGGTTCTTCATGCTCTCAGAAATGACTGTAAAACAAAGAGAACTGTCATTGTCATAGCACATAG CTTTTTTTCAGGCTCTCTACCATTAAAGCTGTTGACAGAATTGTTGTAA
- the LOC102618671 gene encoding ABC transporter B family member 26, chloroplastic-like isoform X1, with amino-acid sequence MATSPHTNLHSVTTFYPTHTKPLPIFTVKIPHFKTKHQFQIISNNKKFKRVSFPITNSAFTDSGVPNNESNDNIIKFFDYFQDLVAFIRQVFPGGSWWNLRNGQEAENPTANPITVWIALSRMWNLIGRDKWIVLVAVASLIVAAVSEISMPRILAEAVFSAQREEAMVFHNSSRFLVLLCVTSGIFSGLRSGCFSIANIVLVKRLRETLYSALLFQDVYFFDTEAVGGLTSRLTADCQRLSNVIGNDINMILRNSLQGAGAFINLLTLSWPLTLSALLICSFLSIIVSVYGQYQKRASVLTQECNAHANNVAQETLCMMRTVRVYGTEEKELGRYKIWLEKLAFIRIRESMAYGLWNMSFITLYRSTQVMAVLLGGMSIMIGQVSPEQLTKYVLYCEWLIYATWRMVDNLSSLLQSIGATEKVFQLIDLLPSNQFLSEGVKLQRLMGHVQFVNISFHYPSRPTGGGLGALEASVELIGLYCHLICKQVPILNHVCLTIEANEVVAIVGLSGSGKSTFVNLLLRLYEPSDGQIYIDGFPLTDLDIRWLREKIGFVGQEPQLLQMDIKSNIMYGCPKDVKNEDIEWAAKQAYVHEFILSLPCGYETLVDDDLLSGGQKQRIAIARAILRDPAILVLDEATSALDSESEHYVKGVLHALRNDCKTKRTVIVIAHRLSTIKAVDRIVVIDDGRIIEVGNHAELLHKGRLYAKLVKRQTESLT; translated from the exons ATGGCCACTTCTCCTCACACGAACCTTCACTCTGTCACCACCTTCTATCCCACGCACACCAAGCCACTTCCAATTTTCACTGTCAAAATTCCACATTTCAAAACCAAACaccaatttcaaattatttctaataataaaaaattcaaacggGTTTCATTTCCAATTACAAATTCAGCATTCACCGACAGTGGAGTTCCGAATAATGAAAGCAATGacaatatcataaaatttttcgATTATTTTCAAGATTTGGTCGCCTTTATACGGCAGGTTTTTCCCGGCGGTAGCTGGTGGAATTTGAGAAACGGTCAAGAAGCTGAAAATCCAACAGCGAACCCAATTACTGTGTGGATAGCTCTTAGTAGAATGTGGAATTTAATTGGGCGAGATAAATGGATTGTCCTTGTAGCTGTTGCTTCATTGATTGTTGCTGCG GTTTCAGAGATCTCTATGCCACGGATATTGGCCGAAGCTGTATTTTCAGCTCAGAGAGAGGAGGCAATGGTTTTCCATAACAGCTCGAGGTTCTTGGTTTTGTTATGTGTCACCTCCGGGATATTcag TGGCTTGCGAAGTGGCTGTTTTAGCATTGCAAATATAGTCCTG GTTAAACGTCTTCGGGAAACTCTGTATTCAGCCCTTCTATTTCAG GACGTATACTTTTTCGACACAGAAGCAGTTGGTGGATTGACAAGTAGGCTCACTGCAGATTGTCAAAGACTGTCTAATGTCATTGGAAATGATATTAATATGATATTACGAAATTCTCTTCAg GGAGCAGGTGCATTCATTAACTTGCTGACTTTATCTTGGCCACTCACATTATCGGCACTGCTCATATGCTCTTTTCTGTCTATCATCGTTTCAGTTTATGGCCA GTATCAAAAGAGAGCTTCTGTGTTAACCCAAGAGTGCAATGCTCATGCCAATAAT GTTGCACAAGAAACACTTTGCATGATGCGAACTGTCCGGGTTTATGGAACAGAAGAAAAAGAACTTGGAAG GTACAAGATATGGCTGGAGAAATTAGCTTTTATACGCATTCGTGAAAGCATGGCTTATGGACTCTGGAATATGAGTTTCATCACTCTTTATCGTTCAACACAG GTTATGGCAGTGCTACTTGGAGGGATGTCTATCATGATTGGTCAGGTATCACCAGAGCAGCTTACCAAGTACGTATTGTATTGTGAGTGGCTGATTTATGCAACTTGGAGGATGGTAGACAATTTATCCTCATTACTGCAGTCCATTGGAGCAACTGAAAAAGTCTTCCAATTGATAGATCTCTTGCCCAGCAATCAATTCTTATCAGAAG GAGTGAAATTGCAGAGGCTGATGGGACATGTGCAGTTTGTCAACATATCTTTTCATTACCCATCAAGGCCAACA GGTGGTGGACTTGGGGCTTTGGAGGCTTCTGTTGAACTTATTGGTCTTTATTGTCATCTGATATGTAAACAGGTGCCAATTCTAAATCATGTATGCCTTACCATAGAAGCAAATGAAGTGGTTGCAATT GTTGGTCTAAGTGGCAGTGGAAAAAGCACATTTGTCAATCTTTTACTACGTCTGTACGAACCAAGTGATGGTCAG ATCTATATTGATGGTTTCCCACTTACAGACTTGGACATAAGGTGGCTGAGAGAAAAAATTGGATTTGTTGGACAG GAACCTCAGCTCCTTCAAATGGATATCAAGTCAAACATTATGTATGGTTGCCCTAAAGATGTTAAAAATGAAGATATAGAATGGGCTGCGAAGCAAGCTTATGTGCATGAATTCATTTTATCTCTTCCCTGTGGTTATGAAACCCTTGTGGATGATGATTTGCTCAGTGGAGGGCAGAAGCAGCGAATTGCTATCGCTAGAGCCATACTCAGAGATCCAGCTATTCTAGTGCTTGATGAAGCTACCAGTGCTCTGGATTCAGAAAGTGAACACTATGTAAAG GGGGTTCTTCATGCTCTCAGAAATGACTGTAAAACAAAGAGAACTGTCATTGTCATAGCACATAG GCTCTCTACCATTAAAGCTGTTGACAGAATTGTTGTAATTGATGATGGTCGAATTATTGAG GTAGGTAATCACGCTGAGCTCCTTCACAAAGGCAGGTTGTATGCAAAGTTAGTCAAAAGACAAACAGAATCCTTGACTTGA
- the LOC102618671 gene encoding ABC transporter B family member 26, chloroplastic-like isoform X10, translated as MATSPHTNLHSVTTFYPTHTKPLPIFTVKIPHFKTKHQFQIISNNKKFKRVSFPITNSAFTDSGVPNNESNDNIIKFFDYFQDLVAFIRQVFPGGSWWNLRNGQEAENPTANPITVWIALSRMWNLIGRDKWIVLVAVASLIVAAVSEISMPRILAEAVFSAQREEAMVFHNSSRFLVLLCVTSGIFSGLRSGCFSIANIVLVKRLRETLYSALLFQDVYFFDTEAVGGLTSRLTADCQRLSNVIGNDINMILRNSLQGAGAFINLLTLSWPLTLSALLICSFLSIIVSVYGQYQKRASVLTQECNAHANNVAQETLCMMRTVRVYGTEEKELGRYKIWLEKLAFIRIRESMAYGLWNMSFITLYRSTQVMAVLLGGMSIMIGQVSPEQLTKYVLYCEWLIYATWRMVDNLSSLLQSIGATEKVFQLIDLLPSNQFLSEGVKLQRLMGHVQFVNISFHYPSRPTGGGLGALEASVELIGLYCHLICKQVPILNHVCLTIEANEVVAIVGLSGSGKSTFVNLLLRLYEPSDGQVQLHIIKSIRSYQHTAAVFYPGFSLMAGTSAPSNGYQVKHYVWLP; from the exons ATGGCCACTTCTCCTCACACGAACCTTCACTCTGTCACCACCTTCTATCCCACGCACACCAAGCCACTTCCAATTTTCACTGTCAAAATTCCACATTTCAAAACCAAACaccaatttcaaattatttctaataataaaaaattcaaacggGTTTCATTTCCAATTACAAATTCAGCATTCACCGACAGTGGAGTTCCGAATAATGAAAGCAATGacaatatcataaaatttttcgATTATTTTCAAGATTTGGTCGCCTTTATACGGCAGGTTTTTCCCGGCGGTAGCTGGTGGAATTTGAGAAACGGTCAAGAAGCTGAAAATCCAACAGCGAACCCAATTACTGTGTGGATAGCTCTTAGTAGAATGTGGAATTTAATTGGGCGAGATAAATGGATTGTCCTTGTAGCTGTTGCTTCATTGATTGTTGCTGCG GTTTCAGAGATCTCTATGCCACGGATATTGGCCGAAGCTGTATTTTCAGCTCAGAGAGAGGAGGCAATGGTTTTCCATAACAGCTCGAGGTTCTTGGTTTTGTTATGTGTCACCTCCGGGATATTcag TGGCTTGCGAAGTGGCTGTTTTAGCATTGCAAATATAGTCCTG GTTAAACGTCTTCGGGAAACTCTGTATTCAGCCCTTCTATTTCAG GACGTATACTTTTTCGACACAGAAGCAGTTGGTGGATTGACAAGTAGGCTCACTGCAGATTGTCAAAGACTGTCTAATGTCATTGGAAATGATATTAATATGATATTACGAAATTCTCTTCAg GGAGCAGGTGCATTCATTAACTTGCTGACTTTATCTTGGCCACTCACATTATCGGCACTGCTCATATGCTCTTTTCTGTCTATCATCGTTTCAGTTTATGGCCA GTATCAAAAGAGAGCTTCTGTGTTAACCCAAGAGTGCAATGCTCATGCCAATAAT GTTGCACAAGAAACACTTTGCATGATGCGAACTGTCCGGGTTTATGGAACAGAAGAAAAAGAACTTGGAAG GTACAAGATATGGCTGGAGAAATTAGCTTTTATACGCATTCGTGAAAGCATGGCTTATGGACTCTGGAATATGAGTTTCATCACTCTTTATCGTTCAACACAG GTTATGGCAGTGCTACTTGGAGGGATGTCTATCATGATTGGTCAGGTATCACCAGAGCAGCTTACCAAGTACGTATTGTATTGTGAGTGGCTGATTTATGCAACTTGGAGGATGGTAGACAATTTATCCTCATTACTGCAGTCCATTGGAGCAACTGAAAAAGTCTTCCAATTGATAGATCTCTTGCCCAGCAATCAATTCTTATCAGAAG GAGTGAAATTGCAGAGGCTGATGGGACATGTGCAGTTTGTCAACATATCTTTTCATTACCCATCAAGGCCAACA GGTGGTGGACTTGGGGCTTTGGAGGCTTCTGTTGAACTTATTGGTCTTTATTGTCATCTGATATGTAAACAGGTGCCAATTCTAAATCATGTATGCCTTACCATAGAAGCAAATGAAGTGGTTGCAATT GTTGGTCTAAGTGGCAGTGGAAAAAGCACATTTGTCAATCTTTTACTACGTCTGTACGAACCAAGTGATGGTCAG GTTCAACTTCACATCATAAAATCTATTCGATCTTACCAACACACAGCTGCAGTATTTTATCCTGGATTTTCATTGATGGCAGGAACCTCAGCTCCTTCAAATGGATATCAAGTCAAACATTATGTATGGTTGCCCTAA
- the LOC102618671 gene encoding ABC transporter B family member 26, chloroplastic-like isoform X9, which yields MATSPHTNLHSVTTFYPTHTKPLPIFTVKIPHFKTKHQFQIISNNKKFKRVSFPITNSAFTDSGVPNNESNDNIIKFFDYFQDLVAFIRQVFPGGSWWNLRNGQEAENPTANPITVWIALSRMWNLIGRDKWIVLVAVASLIVAAVSEISMPRILAEAVFSAQREEAMVFHNSSRFLVLLCVTSGIFSGLRSGCFSIANIVLVKRLRETLYSALLFQDVYFFDTEAVGGLTSRLTADCQRLSNVIGNDINMILRNSLQGAGAFINLLTLSWPLTLSALLICSFLSIIVSVYGQYQKRASVLTQECNAHANNVAQETLCMMRTVRVYGTEEKELGRYKIWLEKLAFIRIRESMAYGLWNMSFITLYRSTQVMAVLLGGMSIMIGQVSPEQLTKYVLYCEWLIYATWRMVDNLSSLLQSIGATEKVFQLIDLLPSNQFLSEGVKLQRLMGHVQFVNISFHYPSRPTGGGLGALEASVELIGLYCHLICKQVPILNHVCLTIEANEVVAIVGLSGSGKSTFVNLLLRLYEPSDGQIYIDGFPLTDLDIRWLREKIGFVGQEPQLLQMDIKSNIMYGCPKDVKNEDIEWAAKQAYVHEFILSLPCGYETLVDDDLLSGGQKQRIAIARAILRDPAILVLDEATSALDSESEHYGVLHALRNDCKTKRTVIVIAHSFFSGSLPLKLLTELL from the exons ATGGCCACTTCTCCTCACACGAACCTTCACTCTGTCACCACCTTCTATCCCACGCACACCAAGCCACTTCCAATTTTCACTGTCAAAATTCCACATTTCAAAACCAAACaccaatttcaaattatttctaataataaaaaattcaaacggGTTTCATTTCCAATTACAAATTCAGCATTCACCGACAGTGGAGTTCCGAATAATGAAAGCAATGacaatatcataaaatttttcgATTATTTTCAAGATTTGGTCGCCTTTATACGGCAGGTTTTTCCCGGCGGTAGCTGGTGGAATTTGAGAAACGGTCAAGAAGCTGAAAATCCAACAGCGAACCCAATTACTGTGTGGATAGCTCTTAGTAGAATGTGGAATTTAATTGGGCGAGATAAATGGATTGTCCTTGTAGCTGTTGCTTCATTGATTGTTGCTGCG GTTTCAGAGATCTCTATGCCACGGATATTGGCCGAAGCTGTATTTTCAGCTCAGAGAGAGGAGGCAATGGTTTTCCATAACAGCTCGAGGTTCTTGGTTTTGTTATGTGTCACCTCCGGGATATTcag TGGCTTGCGAAGTGGCTGTTTTAGCATTGCAAATATAGTCCTG GTTAAACGTCTTCGGGAAACTCTGTATTCAGCCCTTCTATTTCAG GACGTATACTTTTTCGACACAGAAGCAGTTGGTGGATTGACAAGTAGGCTCACTGCAGATTGTCAAAGACTGTCTAATGTCATTGGAAATGATATTAATATGATATTACGAAATTCTCTTCAg GGAGCAGGTGCATTCATTAACTTGCTGACTTTATCTTGGCCACTCACATTATCGGCACTGCTCATATGCTCTTTTCTGTCTATCATCGTTTCAGTTTATGGCCA GTATCAAAAGAGAGCTTCTGTGTTAACCCAAGAGTGCAATGCTCATGCCAATAAT GTTGCACAAGAAACACTTTGCATGATGCGAACTGTCCGGGTTTATGGAACAGAAGAAAAAGAACTTGGAAG GTACAAGATATGGCTGGAGAAATTAGCTTTTATACGCATTCGTGAAAGCATGGCTTATGGACTCTGGAATATGAGTTTCATCACTCTTTATCGTTCAACACAG GTTATGGCAGTGCTACTTGGAGGGATGTCTATCATGATTGGTCAGGTATCACCAGAGCAGCTTACCAAGTACGTATTGTATTGTGAGTGGCTGATTTATGCAACTTGGAGGATGGTAGACAATTTATCCTCATTACTGCAGTCCATTGGAGCAACTGAAAAAGTCTTCCAATTGATAGATCTCTTGCCCAGCAATCAATTCTTATCAGAAG GAGTGAAATTGCAGAGGCTGATGGGACATGTGCAGTTTGTCAACATATCTTTTCATTACCCATCAAGGCCAACA GGTGGTGGACTTGGGGCTTTGGAGGCTTCTGTTGAACTTATTGGTCTTTATTGTCATCTGATATGTAAACAGGTGCCAATTCTAAATCATGTATGCCTTACCATAGAAGCAAATGAAGTGGTTGCAATT GTTGGTCTAAGTGGCAGTGGAAAAAGCACATTTGTCAATCTTTTACTACGTCTGTACGAACCAAGTGATGGTCAG ATCTATATTGATGGTTTCCCACTTACAGACTTGGACATAAGGTGGCTGAGAGAAAAAATTGGATTTGTTGGACAG GAACCTCAGCTCCTTCAAATGGATATCAAGTCAAACATTATGTATGGTTGCCCTAAAGATGTTAAAAATGAAGATATAGAATGGGCTGCGAAGCAAGCTTATGTGCATGAATTCATTTTATCTCTTCCCTGTGGTTATGAAACCCTTGTGGATGATGATTTGCTCAGTGGAGGGCAGAAGCAGCGAATTGCTATCGCTAGAGCCATACTCAGAGATCCAGCTATTCTAGTGCTTGATGAAGCTACCAGTGCTCTGGATTCAGAAAGTGAACACTAT GGGGTTCTTCATGCTCTCAGAAATGACTGTAAAACAAAGAGAACTGTCATTGTCATAGCACATAG CTTTTTTTCAGGCTCTCTACCATTAAAGCTGTTGACAGAATTGTTGTAA